GATTGCACAGCTAGCAAGTGGAGGAGCTGGCCTGGGAGCTGAATCCACAAGGGCCTGATTCTGGCCTATGAGCTCCTGTCCCTAGCTCCTGCATCTCCTTACTTACTGCTGACTGGGAGGCTGGGTGTGGACGTGGCCCTAGAGTACACGTTAggccagagaggaaggaggaagccaGGCCTTCTGCGTATATAAACATTCTCGACTGAAAGGGGAAAAAGGTCAGCTCCGAATGGCCTCTTGCTGAGGACCAGGGCCCCAGCCGGGCCTCTGCTCTCTCCCTCCATGCAGCCCAGGCCTTGAGGCCGTCTCCTCAGTGAGAGCTGAGTCCCCTTTCTTGAGCTCTTGTCCTATCTCCACAGACTTGCCTCATTACCACCGCCTCCCCTCACTGCCACCATGTTCCCATGAGAGAGCAGGGTCCCCAAGGCCTAGGAGCTGACACTGCGTTGAGGGAGAAGTATGACCATTATGGACGGCCAGCCCAGGCCAGGCCCACGTCGGGGGCTGGAGCCTTTAGGCTGGTAGTTCCCCTTCCTCAGTCTTGTCCAGAATGTTGCTcctcagaggtaaccactgttAATAGTTTGTGTGTATGTAGCCAGAGATTATGGATATAAAAAagtatatagggcctccctggtggcgcaagtggttgagagtccgcctgccgatgcaggggatacgggttcgtgccccggtctgggaggatcccatatgccgcggagcggctgggcccgtgagccatggccgctgagcctgcgcgtccggagcctgtgctccgcaccgggagaggccacaacagtgagaggcccgcataccgcaaaaaaaaaaaaaaaaaaaaaaaaaagtatatatatttcaccacatgcatgcgtgtgcatacacatacacatatagccAAGGGGCAGAAAAATATGGTTGTTAAaaacacagtggttgagagtccgcctgccgatgcaggggacacgggttcgtgccccggtccgggaggatcccacatgccacagagcggctgggcccacgagccatggccgctgagcctgcgcgtccggagcctgtgctccgcaatgggagaggccacaacagtgagaggcccgcgtactgcaaaaaaacaaacaaacaaacagaaaaacaacacagTCTTTGAGCCAGAttgcctgtgttcaaatcccagctgtacTCCTTACTATCTGTGTTCCTTTAGCAGGTGATTGATTTCCTCTGagtcttgttttcttcatttgtaaaaagggCATGTGAGAGTGTATTAATTGGGCTGGGCCATGTACGCTGTGGTAACCAAGTAATGTGGAGATCTCATCGGCTTAACTCAACAAATGCTTATTTCTTGTTCATGTTAAACATCCAACACAGGTTGGTGGGAGTCTCTGCTCTCTGTGGACACAAATGTTCAGACTGATGGAGGCCCCGCCAAACTGTGAGGCTGCAAAATGTGGCTTCAGAGATGACCACCAAGTTGGCAGGAAAGGGAACAGGGGCCTCACGCACACTCCTTTCTGCCACCACCAGAATGGCAGGTGTAAACAACAGTGAGCCTTATTCTGAACTTCGTTAATTATGAGGTTgagatcttttcatgtatttatcagcaattagtatttctttttctgttaagggCCCATTCATgacctttgtccatttttctattaaatttgAGTTGACTCTTAGAggacaaataagaaataaatgaagaaggaagaGTGTTCAGGGCAGAGACTGGGCAACAGCTGACAAGGCTGGGCTGAGGGGAGAGTGTAAAGCATTCAAGAAGTAGTCAGTGGTTAAGTGGGATGAGGGGGTAAGAGGTACAGAACTACGCTCAATacatagtgaatgaatgaatgggagagagaagacagaggagaCTGGCAAAAGAGGCAGGGGACAGATTGTGTAGGGCATTATCAACCATGGAAAAGTGTTTGGACTTTTTCCATGTGGAGCCATAACTGGGTTGGGCACAGGGCAACGGCATCAGATTGGTGTTTTTGAGAGATCACTACAGTTAGTTCTGGGTAGCAAACTGATTATAGGGTGAGGCTGTCGCTCTAGTTCAGGTCAGAGATTGTGGGGATTTCAGCCAGCTCAGAAGTAATTGTGAAGGGGAGAAGAGCAGAGATTCGAGAAATTGGAGTAGAATTAGAAGGACTTGACGATCAGAAGatgtgggagagagaaagaggggaggTGAGACTGAGGGgtcaggtgtatgtgtgagtTGGAGGAGGGGCAGATGGAACAGAGAGGGAGAGTGGCTGAAAGGGGGGTGAGGACGGAGaagtgtcccagaggtctcttcaTTAGAGCTTGACTTTGGGCTGTATGGGGAGGTAGCCTGGAGCAGGCAGAAGAGCGCTGGCCCTGGGCTCCCAGGAGGTGACAGTTCCAGGGTTTGTCCCTCAGAGCCTTCCCAGCTCTTCACCCTATGAGTCTGCAATGGAATCGTATCCATTTGGACCCTAATGGCCTTGAGAGAAGACCCTCACACGTAGTCTGTGAGAAAGATAAGGTGGAAGCTGGTGTTGTAATCCCCACTTGGCTGGTGAAGTTCAACGGCTTGTCTGTGGTCACACTCATGCTAAGGGGCAGATCCAGGATTTGTGTCACCACAGGGCACCCCACCTGAGACCACACTGCCTCCCAAGATGTCCCCAACTCTGTCTGGGTTCaagcaaaacctaaaagaaaCATGGACTAGACCCATGTgtccctttatttcttgaaaaaGTCAAGTcccaactttgttcctttttatggctgagtaatattccattatacatatgtactacatcttctttatccactcatctgtcgatggacatttaggttgcttccatgtcttggctattgtaaatagagctgcaatgaacattggggtgcatgtttcctttcagaccatgtttttctctgcatatatgacaaggagtaggattgctggatcatatggcagttctacttTGGGTTTTTTAAGGAgtctccgtactgttctccatactgtcCTATGTACTATACTGTACAGTCTCTGTACTGTAAATTGGTACATAGTGGTTGTAcgaatttactttcccaccagcagtgcaggggggttcgttttctccacaccctctccagcatttattgtttgtatatattttgatgatggcccttctgaggGGCGGGAGgtgatccctcattgtagttttgatttgcatttctctataatTAGTggacttgagcatcttttcatgtgctttttggccatctgtatgtcttctttggagaaatgtctatttaggtcttctgtacattttttgattgggataattgcttcattttaaatttctttagttATCTCTTAGATATCTATCAGTTGTCACTAATTCATCCCCAAACTCTCCACAAACACATCAGGAATCTAGAAGTCTCTTCTCCTcacccccactgtttttttaatttccttgagGACCTAGCTGCTGGAGCCCAGCATCCTCCTGTTACAGTCCGGTCTCATGCACCGCTGTCACCTCCAGGGCCCGTGAGGCACCTTGGGTGCACAATCTAAGAAGGTATTCATTCTCAGTGTTGTACAAGTGTTGGATCAGCACTTGCCTGACCCTGAGAGTGAATGTCTCCTTGAATTTTGTGCCCAAGGCACCTTGCTCTCCTCACCTTAGTCCTGGCCCTGCTCACTTCCTTTCTTTGTTGGATTTCTTTACCTGAATCCCATGCCATCCTGTCTTGCTTTATTCCCTCATTTTGGTGAGCACATCCTCCAGTCGTTTCCTGAGAAAGGAACGTGGGAGACAACCTCTCTGAGACTATATGTCTGAGATTGTCTTTACTCTCCCTTCATACTTGATTAATAATTCGGCTGCATATAGAATATCTTAGCTGTGTCCAGTGTAAGTATCTGAGTCTAGGGTCTCTTTGGTTCATTTTTTCAGAGAATTATCCTCCCATCGCCCAGCTGTGTAGTGGAGGGAAAGGGGTCTGGGGTTTTAACTACTTCTTTGATAGACTTTCAATCAAGCCCCGTGCCCCACATCTGCTTTTTGTGACACCTGGTTGTTCCAAATTCTGAGTCTTTCCTAGATTCTCCAGAGGAAACAGGCTTGCTCTTGTGGGCATACACCTTGCAGGTAACTGCATTTCAACTTTCTGGTTCTCAGTTAATCCTTCTTCCATCCACTGTCCAGAACACAAACATTTTGCTGCTAGCTCTCGCCCACCGCTGGCGTCTCTCCTTTTCCTTGCAgaatctctctcttttaaaacatCCCTGTGGTAATTTTCATGAGGCTCCAGCAAGGAGTCACGATAAAAACGTGTGTTTATTTTGCCACATTCAATTAGGagtattttctgtcttttctaaaCTTTCTTTTGACCCACTTTCTCTCACACAGTCTTATTCACATCTGTTTTAAAAActgagtccagggcttccctggtggcgcagtggttgagagcccgcctaccgatgcagggaacacgggttcgtgccccggtccaggaagatcccacatgccgtggagcggctgggcctgtgagccatggccgctgagcctgcatgtccggagcctgtgctctgcaacaggaaaaaccacaacagtgagaggcccgtgtaccgcaaaataaataaataaataaataaaaataaaagttaaaaaaacaaaacaaaactgagtcCAGTAAGAATCCTGAGCATGGCTCCCTGTGCTCACCTCCATGAAGTCTGTCCTAACTACTCTAACCTACACTGTTCCTGTCTTGTTGGAGCTTAACATGGTCTGTACCTTATTCTAGCCCAGCGTGGGTTCTCCTTTGTTTCTTGTTTGCCAACTCGTGTGCTCCAAACCTGTCTGAAGTTGGGTATACTCTTTCTCTGGTGTTCCCTCCACTGATGTCTCGCAGAGATGTGGAGAAGGAAATGTGAGTTGGAGGAAGACTACTCCTGGCTCTGTCTTTCCAGGACTCCCAACCTCTGGTGGCCAAATCAGCCTGACCCACCGCTGGCTCCCTGTCACTGAATGCAGCCCAGAGTGGTGCTGGAGCAGGTCCTGGGGGGAGAAGGCTCATTGGGTCAAGCAAAGTGGGGGAGGAACACACCTTGCCTTCTAGACCTAAAATAGGTTCCCAAGGCCAGAGCGGGGATGCTGGTGCCACAGGCACGCAGGCCATGTGCTGGGTGAGGAGGTAAGAGTGTCGTGTGAGCCTGGCTGAGggggtgtgtgaccttgggggtgGACAGAGCCCCAGAGGGCGGGCAAGTGTGAGGGACTGTTCACAGTTCATTGACTCtggcctgggcttcctccagTAAGCACTGTGATCCTTGTCAACCTCTACCTGGTAGTGTTCACGCCATACTAGCCTGTCACTGTGATCATGCTCACCTGGCTGGCTTTTGACTGGAAGACCCCTGAGCGAGGTGAGGGCCCTGCAAGGGCTGTGTTGCCACCCACCAcatgctctttctttctcttcttatactGTGGCCAATTCCGGGCAGCCCTTCAGCCTGACCTTGCCTGGGCTGGAGAAGGTGAGGGAAGGGGTCTTTTCAAGGTGCCAGCGAGGCCCAGATGGGAACTGGAGTAGGCTAGGGGAGGGGCGGCTAGTACAGGAGAGAACTAGGCCTGTCCTAAACTGGCCCAGATGTTCGTTCCCAGCCTAGGTGTTACTTAAGAGGGCAGGAAACAGCAGGGGGTGAGGGCACGCTGAGGCAGGCCTTAAAGGGCTCTGAAGAAGACAACGGAGGTGGCCCAAGCTCAGCTACACTGGCTCTGTTCTCAGGTGGCTGCCGGTTTACCTGCGTAAGGCACTGGTGCCTGTGGAAACAGTACTGTGATTACTTCCCACTCAAGGTGAGGAGCTGCAGATCTCCACTtgggccccaggtccagccccgaCTCCAGTGGCAGTGGTTGGGTCAGGGTGGGACATCATTCACATCGAGGCCCATGTGGATGACGCTCCCCGGAGCTGTGTGTTACGCTACCTGCATGGCCAGCCAGACATGACAGCCCTTTCCTTTCTAGGTCTCTGGCCAGAAGAGGCGTCCTCTTCCCTGGCTATACCCCTCTTGACTCCACGTTCCTCCACAGCTTTTGAAGACTCACGATCTCTCCCCCAGCCTCAACTACATCCTCGCCTGCCATCCTCATGGGCTCATGTCCCACTCATGCTTTGGCCACTTTGCCACAGAGAAGTCAGGCTTCTGCAAGATCTTTCCTGGCATCACTCCTTATATCCTCACACTGGGGGACTTTTTCTGGGTGCCTTTCCTCAGAGAAAATGTCATGTCTACAGGTGAGTTGGCTCCTAGGATGTAAAGCCAAAGAAATAAATGGCTCCCTGAGAAAGAGGTGTTGGGTGAATGGGTGAGAACAAGGCCAATTCTGTGACCCCCTCTGGTCTGAAAAGCTACCAGATGTTCAGCTGCCTTATGTGAGGCTCTCCCCTCCTTTGAAGAGGTAGGGAGGAAAGTTAGGAGGTTTGGGAGATTACCAatgatcttttgttttttctgcccACTAGGGGCCTGCTCTGTGAGCCAGTCCTCCATGGACTTCCTGCTTATCCGTAGAGGCACAGGCAACATGCTGATCGTGGTGGTCAGTGGCCTGGCTGTGTGCAGATACACAGCCTTGGTCTTGAAGAACCGCACCGGCTTTGTACGCACGGCCCTTCGGCATGGGTAAGGACACTTCTGGTCCAGACTGGGGAGAAGGGTTCCAAAAGCccagtggggaaggaggaagaggtttTGAGGAAATGATATAtaaagagggagggggaaagcCGCTTCCGTGGTGGGGTAGAGCCTGGGTCGCGTTCTAGAGGCATTTCTGCTTCTGAAGAAAGGCCAGCAGGCCAACCGGAACCTGATCTGCCTCAGACTAGCATCTCATCTGGGCCAGTCCCTTTGTGAAAGGTGACTGGCTGCAACCCTATCTCAGAGAAAGCCAAAATTACCGTGTGAGCTAAAGGGAAGAAACCGAAAAGAAATGGCCCTTGGGTCTTAGCTTCCAGTGTTTCAGACCTTGTGCGTTTACAGGAGGGTCTGGGACTCGCTTCCCTTAGCTTGCTGCTACTTTGCCCCCAGAGGCAGCTTGGGGTAGACCACGAGGCCCTCCCACCTAGCCTGGACCTGGGCCCAGCTGGGTTAGGGGCTGAGGAGCTTACAGGGAGACCCAGGGACCACTGGTGGTCAGCGTGTCTGGTTTTCAGCAGGGTCCCTACCTTTCTGGCCATCAGAGAACATGCTTTTCCTCTGCAGGGTGGCTCTAATCCCTGCCTACGCCTTTGGGGAGACAGAACTCTACATAAAGCAGATTTTCACTCCCGGGGGCTTCATTAATCGCTTCCAAAAGTGGTTCCAGAGTATGGTACACATCTACCCTTGTGCTTTCTACAGGCACGGCTTCATTGAGAACTTCTGGGGCCTTCTGCCCTACGCTCGGCCTGTAACCACCATTGGTGAGTTGGCCCTTGTGCTGGCAGCCTCATCTGGTACACAGGATCCAGTTCCAAGGCTGGACCCTGGCTCTGGCCATGTCCAGAGGCAGGGTCACTGGCCAGGATGAgcgcaggggtgggggaagcatgGGGAGAACCCGGGCTTGAGGGCTGCAGCCTATTCTGAAGAGTGAGCCATTCTGatgctttccctttcccttctccgTCTCCCCTGGCAGTTGGGAAGCCTCTACCACCGCCCAAGATTGAGAACCCGAGCAAGGAGACGGTGATAAAATACCATGTGGTCTATATCGATGCCCTGCACAAACTGGCCAGCACAAGACCAAGTTTGGCTTCTCAGAGACCCAGGAGCTGGTGCTAACTTGACAGACATCCCCCCGAGGTCCCTCAGCCTGGTTGGAAGGAGTGAGACAGGTGAACAGGAGGACAAAAGTCCTGATTCGGCCGGTCCTCACTGTGACAGGTACGTGTGTGTGGGTGCCTGTTGGGCTGTTTTCTGgatccctcttcctccttcatttctctctttctagcTCTTCTCTGCCTTTTCCTCGGGGTTACAAGGAGATGGCCCCAAAGCCAGGGAAGGCCCTAGGGGAGAGGGGTCCTGAAAGCTCCCTCACACATGCCCACTCAGCATCAGCACTGAGGAAAACAAGGCACAGAACAAAAAGCCCACCTTCTGATACTGCCTGTACCCCACCCAGCCTGTTCTGAGGGCCTAGTATCCCTGCACTTGTCTCTTCTTCTCCAGCTCTTAAGCAGCCCCATCTTCTGGCATCAAGGCTCCTCCAGGACTGGCGGCCTTGAGATCCAGTAGGCTTTGACTTTAGGCCCCTCCACCTTCATGCCCTGTGACTTGGATCAGTCTTCTCTGagcccgtttcctcatctgtaaaatgggacaaatAGTCCCTCCCCTGCTTACCTCAAAGGCTGGTGGGATGATGATATGGAATGTGACTGAACTTTGTAAACTGGAGAGCTACACAAAATTATCCTCCACCAACCATTCTGCACACTTCCTGTCCCTGAGCAAGCAGTGCCCTAAATTTcatggtatctcaatgtttaaAGAAAgtttatccaattaaaaaaacattctaatctattcttattttttaaagtttgtttttttattttattttttggccgcacagcacgtgggatcttagttccccaaccggggattgaacccacgccccctgcgttggaagcgtGGAgaattaaccactggactgccaaggaaatccctcatctattttttaaaaaagaaagtttacagTGTAGGATCTTGTCAACAGTTGTTTGAAAGTTTAAGTAAACTTTCTAGTTGGGTGACCTTGGGGGAGCTACTTAAACTCTTTAATATTGGtgccctcatctgcaaaatgggacgaTACATCATGGGGAGCTGGAGGCTGGATCTACCAAAGCTGTTTTGGGCTGAGGCCTGAAGAATGTTATAGATGCTACGGTCTCAAGCTGAGGGTGACTCCCTGCTGTGTCTTTGCCTCAGGACAATGTTCCTTTTTGCAGGACCTCTAGCCTATCAGACATGCGGTTACAGGAAAAGACCTAGGTGATGGGGATGGGTGCGTGTGAGCTGGGGCGCAGAGAGGATGCGGGACGTTCTGACAGGAAATTCAGACCACCTTCCTCCTGCTTCTGAAATGGGTGCCTCGGTCCTTCCCCAAGCTCATGTGTGGTGTCAAAGAAACACCTAgtgggaattccctagcagtccagtggttagggttctGGGCTTTCcttgctgagggcacaggttcaatcctggtcggggaactaagatcccccaagccacAGGGCACGGCCAACCGCCAGCACCACCACcagaacaacaacagcaaaaaaaaaaagaagcacctaGCAGGTAGGAAGTGCTTAAGCCGATCTTAAGAACAAGGGGAAAAAGCTTTATTTGCAAAGAATAAACCATTAATTTACACAAACTTACATCCCAgtttatatacattatgtataGTTTATATACACAGTATCTCACACTGAATGCTGACCCCCAAAGCAGCACTGGGCCTGCTTCAGGCCATCCTCACCACAAAGCCCACCCCCACACCCCAGCTGGAAGCTTTTTGACTAAAGGAATGACATACCCCAACTCCACTTGGAGAGAGCCCTGAAAaggattacaaaaaaaaaaaaaaaaaaaaaaaaatccagttccgTCTTTGTGCTCATATGGCCTAGGGAAGCCTCCAGGCAGGGACGGGGCTTGAGGCAGCACCAGGGTGGCCTCAGAACTCTGTGGTGTTGGGCCCATCTGGAACCTTCCATCCAGAGGCAGAAGCTGGGAGAGTGCCCTGAGGAAGGAAGCACTCTGACCAAGGCTGTGGCCATGCTTTCCCTGCCTGGCCGGGATCCTGATGGGGGCCGAGAACTTCCAGCCTCGAGTCTGTGGGTGGTAGAAATAAGGGGGCCGTGTGGGACATGGACTGTTCCCCCTCACCCTGCTGAGTCTGGAGGTTGGGGCTCCTTCACCTCGGGCAGGTCGCCTtccgtctctgggcctcagtttccacatgagTAACATGGGGTAGAACGTAGGTTGGGCTAGATTCCCTCTAAGGGCCTCTCAAACTCTGTTTCTCTGAATCTATTTGCATCCACCACAAGTTACATaaaacacacatactcacacgTGGCTCAAAGTCTTTGTTCACCTCCAGGGTCCCTAGCCCTTTACTGCTCATCAAAAGAAATTTGGCTCAGGGTGGATGAAGGGGGAAATAAGGCAAAGACAACATTTTCCGAGGAACCAGTAGCTGAGCAGCCCTCAGTAGCTGCCTTTTGTGTTAGCTTTGGCTGTTGAAGCCGAAGCAGCTGGCAAAGCCCCCGCCATGCAATTCTCCTTCAAACCTCTGTCATCCACTTGCTCACAAATGTCCTCATCCCATTCTCTATGCTAGCCTTGGCCTTCTGGAAAAGCCACATCGGCATAATTCCAAGGTGTGAATCTAGTTCCACATTCTCTTAAGAGTAAACTGCTTCCATAACTTTGCAGCAACAGGGCTACTTCTTGCTTCCCTCATCACCCCTCTCCCTCCAGGGTTCCTTTTGAGGGGTCGCAATGAATAAAGGAGTCCTGTGCGAATCCTACTTCCCCTCTAATCCCCTCCATATCTGGAGAATAGGGTAGATGTCAGAATGTTCCTTTAGGGGAACAATGAAGAagccttttccttccttcatctcACACCCTTTTGGCTTTAGAACCAGACCTCTCTCAGGTCTTCCCTGCATCCCTGAGAGATCCTGGTAGTACAGAGGTCTTTGTGGTATGGCAGAAAGAGATAAGGAGTC
Above is a window of Mesoplodon densirostris isolate mMesDen1 chromosome X, mMesDen1 primary haplotype, whole genome shotgun sequence DNA encoding:
- the AWAT2 gene encoding LOW QUALITY PROTEIN: acyl-CoA wax alcohol acyltransferase 2 (The sequence of the model RefSeq protein was modified relative to this genomic sequence to represent the inferred CDS: inserted 1 base in 1 codon; substituted 1 base at 1 genomic stop codon), which encodes MLLPSKKDLKTALEVFALFQWALSALVIVSTVILVNLYLVVFTPYXPVTVIMLTWLAFDWKTPERGGCRFTCVRHWCLWKQYCDYFPLKLLKTHDLSPSLNYILACHPHGLMSHSCFGHFATEKSGFCKIFPGITPYILTLGDFFWVPFLRENVMSTGACSVSQSSMDFLLIRRGTGNMLIVVVSGLAVCRYTALVLKNRTGFVRTALRHGVALIPAYAFGETELYIKQIFTPGGFINRFQKWFQSMVHIYPCAFYRHGFIENFWGLLPYARPVTTIVGKPLPPPKIENPSKETVIKYHVVYIDALHKLXQHKTKFGFSETQELLLSSPIFWHQGSSRTGGLEIQEASRQGRGLRQHQGGLRTLWCWAHLEPSIQRQKLGECPEEGSTLTKAVAMLSLPGRDPDGGRELPASSLWVVEIRGPCGTWTVPPHPAESGGWGSFTSGRSPSVSGPQFPHE